A window of Piliocolobus tephrosceles isolate RC106 chromosome 13, ASM277652v3, whole genome shotgun sequence contains these coding sequences:
- the LOC111524612 gene encoding olfactory receptor 10A3, whose amino-acid sequence MKRQNQSCVLEFILLGFSNFPELQVQLFRIFLVIYVVTLMGNAIIIVVISLNQRLHVPMYLFLLNLSVVEVSFSAVIMPEMLVVVSTEKTTISFVGCFAQMYFILLFGGTECFLLGAMAYDRFAAICHPLNYQVIMNRGVFMKLVMFSWISGIMVATVQTTWVFSFLFCGPNEINHLFCETPPVLELVCADTFLFEIYAFTGTILIVMVPFLWILLSYIRVLFAILKMPSTTGRQKAFSTCASHLTSVTLFFGTANMTYLQPKSGYSPETKKLMSLAYTLLTPLLNPLIYSLRNSEIKRTLIKLWQRKVVLHTV is encoded by the coding sequence atgaaaagacaaaatcaaagCTGTGTGCTTGAATTCATCCTTCTGGGCTTTTCTAACTTTCCTGAGCTCCAGGTGCAGCTCTTTAGGATTTTCCTGGTTATTTATGTGGTGACCCTGATGGGAAATGCCATCATTATAGTCGTCATCTCCTTAAACCAGAGACTCCACGTTCCCATGTACCTGTTCCTCCTAAACTTATCTGTGGTGGAGGTGAGTTTCAGTGCAGTCATTATGCCTGAAATGCTGGTGGTGGTCTCTACTGAGAAAACTACGATTTCTTTTGTGGGCTGTTTTGCACAGATGTATTTCATCCTTCTTTTTGGTGGGACTGAATGTTTTCTCCTGGGAGCAATGGCTTACGACCGATTTGCTGCAATTTGCCATCCTCTGAACTACCAAGTGATTATGAACAGAGGGGTTTTTATGAAATTAGTAATGTTCTCATGGATCTCAGGGATCATGGTGGCTACTGTGCAGACCACTtgggtatttagttttctgttttgtggCCCCAATGAAATTAATCATCTGTTCTGTGAGACTCCCCCAGTACTAGAGCTTGTGTGTGCAGACACCTTCTTATTTGAAATCTATGCCTTCACAGGCACCATTTTGATTGTTATGGTTCCTTTCTTGTGGATCCTTTTGTCTTACATTCGAGTTCTGTTTGCCATCCTGAAGATGCCGTCAACTACAGGGAGACAAAAGGCCTTTTCCACCTGTGCCTCTCACCTCACATCTGTGACCCTGTTCTTTGGCACAGCCAATATGACTTATTTACAACCCAAATCTGGCTACTCACCAGAAACCAAGAAACTGATGTCATTGGCTTACACATTGCTTACTCCTCTGCTCAATCCACTCATCTACAGCTTACgaaacagtgaaataaagagGACTTTGATAAAACTATGGCAAAGAAAAGTGGTTTTACACACAGTCTGA